Genomic DNA from Caloranaerobacter ferrireducens:
GAAAAGACCAATTTTGATAGGTATTACAGGTGGAACTGGCTCGGGCAAGAGTACAGTAGCTCAGGAGATTTTTAATTCTTTACCAGAAAAGAATATTGTGATTATTGAACAGGATTCATATTATAAGGATCAAAGCCATTTAACTTTTGAAGAAAGAATAAAAACAAATTATGATCATCCATTAGCTTTTGATAATGATTTGTTAATTAAACACTTAAATGATTTACTTGAGGGCAAATCAATTGAGAAACCAATTTATGATTTTGAGGCACACAATAGAAAAAAAGAGACAGTGAGAGTAGAACCTAAAGATATAATAATATTAGAAGGAATTCTAATACTAGATGATGAAAGAATAAGAAATCTACTAGATATAAAGATATTTGTTGATACAGATGCAGATATTAGAATTATTAGACGAATTACAAGGGATATAAAAGAACGAGGTAGAACGCTAGAATCTGTAATCGAACAATACTTAACAACAGTAAGACCAGCACATATGCAGTTTATTGAACCTAGTAAAAAATATGCTGATATAATTATACCTGAGGGAGGGTATAATAAAGTAGCTATAGATTTAATGGTTACAAAAATTAAATCAATAATAGCACAAAAACAAAAATTATAACTTATACCTCCAATAGATAATGGAAATACTTATATTAGTTATCTATTGGAGGTATTTTTATGAAGTGGAAAAGAAAATTAATATTTTTTTATTGTACTGTATTGTTTATTTTTGGATTAATTGTTGTCAGGTTATTTTATATTCAAATTATTAAAGGAGAAGAATATAAAAAAGCTGCAATAAGACAGAGAACTATGGAAGTTCAGATCAAACCTTCTAGAGGTATGATTTTTGATAGAAATTTAATACCTTTAACAAATAAAGATAAAATTAGAACTATGTTTATATTTAAAAATATATACAGTGAGAAAGAATTATCAAAAATATTAGAAACTTTAGTTGATAAAAATATTATTGAAAAATATACAATGTTAAGCAAGAGTGATGTAATTGAAATTCCACTAGATAGTGAAGTTAGTGAATTAAAAGATTTAAAAGGAATTTATATTGAAGATAAAATCAAAAGATACGATAAGACAAATATATTGTCACATGTTATTGGTTATATTAATAAGAGTGAAAATAAGGGAGAAAGTGGTATTGAAAGAGCTTTTGATAATATATTGAAATTAGATGATTCATATGGAAAAGTAGCTTTAGTTGTTGATGGGAAAAAGAAAGTAATACCGGGAATTGGGTTGATAGATACACTAAAGAAAACAAGTAAAAAAGCTACTAGTGTAAAACTAACAATTGATTATAATATTCAAAAAATTGTAGAGAAAGTGATGGATTCAGAAAATAAAAATGGAGCTGTAATAGTTGCTGATGTGAAAAGTGGAGATATTTTAGCTATGGTTAGCAGACCTAATTTTAATCAAGATAATGTTGCAAAATACTTTAATAGTAGCAATATGGAATTATATAATAAAGCAATACAAGTATCTTATCCTCCTGGTTCTCTATTTAAAATAATAGTACTTGCAGCAGCATTACAAAGTGGAAAGATTGATTTAAATAAAAAATATTTTTGCAAGGGTTATGAAGAAGTAGGCAATATCAAAATAGCTTGCCATTCATATAAAGAAGGTGGGCATGGGGAACTAAATTTAGAAGAAGCATTTTACAAATCGTGCAACTCTGTTTTTATTCAAATAGGAAAGACAGTAGGAGCTAAAAAGATAATTCAGACTGCAAGAAAATTTGGTTTCGGAGAGTTAGTTGATGTTGGACTTTTAGAAGAAGTAAAGGGCAATTTACCAGGAGGTGATGACATACTTGGACCGGCAATAGGAAATATATCAATAGGACAAGGGAGTATTGAAGTCACTCCACTTCAGATAACTAATATGATTATTACAATAGCTAATAATGGCATTATGAAAGATATGTCTATTGTAGATAGTTTAGTAACTGAGAATGGATATATTATAAAAAAAATGAAAAGGAATAAACCAAAAAGAGTTTTAGAACCTTACTACGCAAAACTCATACAGGAGTATATGGAAAAGGTGGTTACTTTAGGCACAGCTAAAAATATTTCGATGGATGAAATTGGAGGTGCTGCAGGTAAAACGGGTTCAGCTCAAGCTGTTTATAATAAAAAGAAAACTATACATGCCTGGTTTGCTGGTTATTTTCCAAAAAAGAATCCTAAATATGCAATTACTGTTTTAATAGAAAACGGTATTTCAGGAGGAAAAACTGCAGCTCCAATATTTGAAAAAATAGCTAAGGAAATACAAAAAATTGAATAGATGTACTAGCACACCTTCACTAAAAAAATCATATAATCTAGTAGGACCTTTTATGGAGGTGTGCTTTTTTGATGTTTACGACTTTATTGGCCGTTTTAGGAGTACTTCTTAAACCAGTTGCTTTATATGTTGGTTATATAACTAATACAAATTCTTTTCCGAATCCTTTAAGTCCTGAAGAAGAAGACAAGTATTTGAGATTATACGAACAAGGTGATGAGAAAGCTAAGAATATTTTGATAGAGAGAAATTTAAGATTAGTTGCTCATATAGTAAAAAAATATCATAATACAGGTAAGGAAATTGATGATTTAATATCGATAGGAACAATAGGTTTAATAAAAGCAATTACTACATTTGATAGAAAAAAAGGAACAAGATTAGCAACATATGCTGCAAAATGTATAGATAATGAAATATTGATGTGCATACGTTCATCAAAGAAAATTAAATCTGAGGTTTCGCTGCAAGATCCTATAGGAATGGATAAAGAAGGTAATGAAATTTCATTAATAGATATATTAGGTACTGATCCTGATGAAGTTGTTGATAAAGTAGATTTAAAAATGCAGGTAAATAAGCTTTATAAGAAAATGGATAAAATATTGAAAGCTAGAGAACGAAAAATTATTGAGTTAAGATATGGCTTATTAAATGGATGTTGTAAAACTCAAAGAGAAATTGCAAAAATGCTAGGGATATCAAGGTCATATGTATCAAGAATAGAAAAAAGAGCAATAAAAAAATTAAGTAGAGCATTTAATTATAATGAATAAACACTGTATGCAAAGATACAGTGTTTATTTACTTTCTAATAAATTTTTTCTAAAACATATTCAACTACTTTTGCAGGTAAGATTCGTTTCAGCAATGCTACACATTTATATTTGATTCCAACAACAATTCTAATAGGTGGATTTTTGCTATTTAAGATTTTTGAAAATGCTTTTACTACGATTTCTGGACCTGGACCATTTAATTCATCTCTTATCATAGTTTCAACAGCTTTTTTATGTCTTTCTTTATATGCTGGATTAATTAAAGCAGCTTTGGCTGTTTTTCTTGAAGAAGTAAAATTTGTTCTTATGTCACCTGGATCAATCATAGAAACTTTAATACCAAAAGGTTTAACTTCCATACGAAGACATTCGGTCATTGCTTCTACTGCATATTTAGTTGCACTATACATAGATTGAAAAGGAAGTGCAATAAACCCTGCTACAGAACTTATATTTACAATTAGACCTTTATTTTGCTTTCTCATTATAGGTAATACATGTCTTATAACTGACATCATTCCAAAAAAATTTGTATCAAATATTTCATGTGCTTCGTCGTTAGATATATCCTCGACAGCACCACCTAGAGCGTAGCCTGCACAGTTAAGAAGTATGTTTATTTGTCCTTCATTTTTTACTATGTAATCTATAGCTTCTTTAATAGATTTTTCTTGTGTTACATCTAAAGGTATCATTTGGATTGTTCCTTCTCTATTTTCAGGAAGTAAATCAGGGAATATAGCTTTTCTAGAAGTACCATAAACTATATACCCATGATTTTTTAAATATTCAGCACATGCTTTACCCATACCTGAAGAAGCCCCCACTATAAGTGCAACTTTTCCATATATGTATTTCACAAAACCCCCTCCTTTATTTTGTACACAATAAGTATTCTATAATTAGAAAAAAAATCCTTTTTTCTTCGTGCACAATTTTGTGCAAAAAATTTTACTAACTGGAAGGAAAAACTTACAATTTATAGAATATTATATTTAATAATTTTAGGAGGGATGGAAATGAGTGTAGTTGAAGAAAAAATAAGTAAGAAAGTAGATTCATCTTATTTAAGTTTAGCTGATTTTTATGACATACCAGATAAAGATATTATGGGGAGAGCTAGAGAGTTTAAGTTATTTCAGGAGGATATGTATAATAAAAGGCACTTAAACTATAGAAGAATATCATTAACTGGTTCGGGACCAGTGATGAAAATTATCGATCCATATACTGGCGAAGAAAGAGAAATGATATATTTAGCTTCAAATGATTATTTAAATTTAACAAAACATCCTAAAGTAGTTGAAGCGGGTAAGAAAGCGTTATTAAAATATGGAGCAGGTGCTGGAAGTGTACCATTATTAGGAGGAACTTTAGATTTACATATTGAACTTGAAAAAAAGGTAGCTAAATTTAAAGGTTGTGAAGCAGCTATACTTTATACTTCTGGTTTTGGTTCAAATGCAGGTACATTATTGTCCTTATTAGGAGAGAAGGATATTGCAATATTAGATTTGTATGTGCATGCAAGTATTATAGATGGTTGTAAGAATACTAATGTAAAATTCTTTAAACATAATGATATGAATTCACTTGAAAAGGTATTAAAACGAGTTAAAGATAAATATAGAACAAAGTTAGTAATAGTAGATGGTGTTTATTCTATGGACGGAGATATAGCACGTTTAGATCAAATTGTCGAAATTGCTCATACTTATGGTGCATATGTGATGGTTGATGAAGCTCATGCAACGGGTGTTATAGGTGAAAATGGTAGAGGTACTCCTGAATATTTTCATATAGAAGGTAAAGTGGATATAGTAGCAGGAACTTTTAGTAAGGCTTTAGGTGGTGTAGGTGGTTTTATTGCTAGTAATAAAGAATTAATTGAATTACTACATTATTATTCAAGAACTTATATGTTTTCAACAGCTCCTACACCTCAAGTAACAGGGTCATTAATAGCTGCTTTAGATGTAATTGAAAACGAACCATCTCTTAGAGAAAATTTGTGGAAAAATATCAGGTATATGAGAAAAAGTCTATTAGATTTAGGTTTTGATATTGGTAATGCCGAAACTGCTATATTTCCAATTATCATAGGAGATGACTACAAAGTAAAAGAAATGTGTAGAATGTGTCATGAGGCTGGAATATATGTAAATCCAGTTTTATATCCAGCAGTTCCTAAAAGGCTTGCAAGATTGAGAATAAGTATTATGGCTCAACATACAAAAGAACAATTAGATTATACTTTAGATGTATTAGAAACAGCAGGTAAGAAATTAGAAATAATTTAAGAGGGAAGTTTAACTTCTCCTCTTTTTTTATGTAAGTTTTTAAGGTCAATAGCTTTCTTTAAAAATATAAGTGAATATGTTATATTAGACTTAATGGAAAGAGGTGATTTAATGAGTAAGCTTTTACCAGACTTATATGTAAATACTATATTTGATATTGATTTAAAAACATTAAAAGCTAAAGGTATTGATTCAATTATAGTCGATATCGATAATACTCTTGTGTCATGGGAGACTGAATATGCATCAGAGGAAGTAGTTGATTGGTTTAAAAGAATAAAAGAACTAGGTTTCAAATGCTGCATTATTTCAAACAATACTAAAGATAGAGTTGTTAAATTTAATAGAAATTTAGAAGTTTATGCAATTCACAGAGCTGTTAAACCAAGAAAAAAACCATTTTTGAAAGCGATAAAACTGATGAATACCAAACCTAGTAAAACAGTTGTTATTGGAGACCAAATTTTTACTGATATTTTAGGGGGAAATAGATTAGGAGCTTATACAATTTTAGTAGTACCGATTAGCAAGAAGGAATTTTTTTGGACTAGAATTATTCGCAAGTTAGAGAGAAGAATCTTAAGGAAAATTGAGAAGGTGAGTTGATGATGAAAATTAATTCTCTAACAAGACTTTATTGTTTAATTGGAAATCCTATTAGTAAGAGCTTATCACCTAGCATACATAATTATTTATTTGATAAGGAGAAAGAAAATGCTGTTTATATGGCATTCAATATAGAAAAAAAAGATTTAGAAAATACAATTAATGGTTTTAAAGCAATAAATGTAAAAGGGTTTAATGTAACAATACCGTATAAAATAGATATTATAAATTTTCTTGATCAGTTAAGTTATGAATCTGAATTAATAGGTGCTGTAAATACTGTTAAAATTGATAATGGAAAATTAGTAGGATATAATACAGATGGATTAGGTTTT
This window encodes:
- the sigK gene encoding RNA polymerase sporulation sigma factor SigK, whose product is MFTTLLAVLGVLLKPVALYVGYITNTNSFPNPLSPEEEDKYLRLYEQGDEKAKNILIERNLRLVAHIVKKYHNTGKEIDDLISIGTIGLIKAITTFDRKKGTRLATYAAKCIDNEILMCIRSSKKIKSEVSLQDPIGMDKEGNEISLIDILGTDPDEVVDKVDLKMQVNKLYKKMDKILKARERKIIELRYGLLNGCCKTQREIAKMLGISRSYVSRIEKRAIKKLSRAFNYNE
- a CDS encoding SDR family oxidoreductase, with amino-acid sequence MKYIYGKVALIVGASSGMGKACAEYLKNHGYIVYGTSRKAIFPDLLPENREGTIQMIPLDVTQEKSIKEAIDYIVKNEGQINILLNCAGYALGGAVEDISNDEAHEIFDTNFFGMMSVIRHVLPIMRKQNKGLIVNISSVAGFIALPFQSMYSATKYAVEAMTECLRMEVKPFGIKVSMIDPGDIRTNFTSSRKTAKAALINPAYKERHKKAVETMIRDELNGPGPEIVVKAFSKILNSKNPPIRIVVGIKYKCVALLKRILPAKVVEYVLEKIY
- a CDS encoding aminotransferase class I/II-fold pyridoxal phosphate-dependent enzyme; translated protein: MSVVEEKISKKVDSSYLSLADFYDIPDKDIMGRAREFKLFQEDMYNKRHLNYRRISLTGSGPVMKIIDPYTGEEREMIYLASNDYLNLTKHPKVVEAGKKALLKYGAGAGSVPLLGGTLDLHIELEKKVAKFKGCEAAILYTSGFGSNAGTLLSLLGEKDIAILDLYVHASIIDGCKNTNVKFFKHNDMNSLEKVLKRVKDKYRTKLVIVDGVYSMDGDIARLDQIVEIAHTYGAYVMVDEAHATGVIGENGRGTPEYFHIEGKVDIVAGTFSKALGGVGGFIASNKELIELLHYYSRTYMFSTAPTPQVTGSLIAALDVIENEPSLRENLWKNIRYMRKSLLDLGFDIGNAETAIFPIIIGDDYKVKEMCRMCHEAGIYVNPVLYPAVPKRLARLRISIMAQHTKEQLDYTLDVLETAGKKLEII
- a CDS encoding YqeG family HAD IIIA-type phosphatase, which gives rise to MSKLLPDLYVNTIFDIDLKTLKAKGIDSIIVDIDNTLVSWETEYASEEVVDWFKRIKELGFKCCIISNNTKDRVVKFNRNLEVYAIHRAVKPRKKPFLKAIKLMNTKPSKTVVIGDQIFTDILGGNRLGAYTILVVPISKKEFFWTRIIRKLERRILRKIEKVS
- the udk gene encoding uridine kinase, whose translation is MINLKRPILIGITGGTGSGKSTVAQEIFNSLPEKNIVIIEQDSYYKDQSHLTFEERIKTNYDHPLAFDNDLLIKHLNDLLEGKSIEKPIYDFEAHNRKKETVRVEPKDIIILEGILILDDERIRNLLDIKIFVDTDADIRIIRRITRDIKERGRTLESVIEQYLTTVRPAHMQFIEPSKKYADIIIPEGGYNKVAIDLMVTKIKSIIAQKQKL
- a CDS encoding peptidoglycan D,D-transpeptidase FtsI family protein → MKWKRKLIFFYCTVLFIFGLIVVRLFYIQIIKGEEYKKAAIRQRTMEVQIKPSRGMIFDRNLIPLTNKDKIRTMFIFKNIYSEKELSKILETLVDKNIIEKYTMLSKSDVIEIPLDSEVSELKDLKGIYIEDKIKRYDKTNILSHVIGYINKSENKGESGIERAFDNILKLDDSYGKVALVVDGKKKVIPGIGLIDTLKKTSKKATSVKLTIDYNIQKIVEKVMDSENKNGAVIVADVKSGDILAMVSRPNFNQDNVAKYFNSSNMELYNKAIQVSYPPGSLFKIIVLAAALQSGKIDLNKKYFCKGYEEVGNIKIACHSYKEGGHGELNLEEAFYKSCNSVFIQIGKTVGAKKIIQTARKFGFGELVDVGLLEEVKGNLPGGDDILGPAIGNISIGQGSIEVTPLQITNMIITIANNGIMKDMSIVDSLVTENGYIIKKMKRNKPKRVLEPYYAKLIQEYMEKVVTLGTAKNISMDEIGGAAGKTGSAQAVYNKKKTIHAWFAGYFPKKNPKYAITVLIENGISGGKTAAPIFEKIAKEIQKIE